A region of Frederiksenia canicola DNA encodes the following proteins:
- a CDS encoding N-acetylmuramoyl-L-alanine amidase has product MKKFLSCFTFLCLFSTALQAKTVIAIDAGHGGKDPGAIGKHLGIKEKDVTLSIAKELKALLDADPNFKAVMTRKGDYFIQLPNRTEIARKNKANYLVSIHADSSPSSKDLKGASVWVLSNRRANDELGKWLEDHEKQSELLGGAGSVLSNANERYLSQTVLDLQFSHSQRSGYELGKTVLKKMSGITSLAKSSPQHASLSVLRSPDIPSILVETGFLSNATEEQKLASITYRRQVARAIYNGLSEYRTRNAGYLTPKTVFKEEKAEKANKKSSPAQTSNKKTDAKNKATEKAAKSSDKKADAKEKVKKEQATKEGSKKEDSKTINPNATHHIVGKDETLYSIARMYKTTPEKLSQLNNIKDNKIFVGKKLKLK; this is encoded by the coding sequence ATGAAGAAATTTTTAAGCTGTTTTACTTTTTTATGCCTTTTTAGCACAGCCCTTCAAGCCAAGACCGTTATCGCCATTGATGCAGGGCACGGTGGTAAAGATCCCGGTGCTATCGGTAAACATTTAGGAATAAAAGAAAAAGATGTCACCCTGTCGATCGCAAAAGAACTCAAAGCTCTGCTTGATGCCGACCCAAATTTCAAGGCGGTGATGACACGTAAGGGCGACTATTTTATCCAACTCCCAAACCGCACTGAAATCGCCCGTAAAAATAAAGCGAACTACTTGGTTTCGATTCATGCTGATTCGTCCCCCAGCTCAAAAGATCTGAAAGGGGCTTCTGTTTGGGTACTCTCAAACCGCCGAGCCAATGACGAGTTAGGAAAATGGCTAGAAGATCACGAAAAACAATCCGAACTCCTTGGTGGTGCAGGTTCAGTATTATCAAACGCAAACGAACGCTATTTGAGCCAAACCGTGCTAGATCTGCAATTCTCTCATTCACAACGTTCGGGTTATGAGCTAGGGAAAACGGTATTGAAAAAGATGAGCGGAATCACATCACTTGCCAAAAGTTCACCACAGCACGCCAGTTTGAGTGTGCTACGTTCACCGGATATTCCATCTATTTTGGTTGAGACGGGTTTTTTATCGAATGCCACAGAAGAGCAAAAATTGGCAAGTATCACCTATCGCCGCCAAGTTGCTAGGGCGATTTACAACGGATTAAGCGAATATCGTACTCGCAATGCTGGCTACCTTACGCCGAAAACGGTGTTTAAAGAAGAAAAAGCGGAAAAAGCCAATAAAAAATCGAGTCCTGCTCAGACTAGCAATAAAAAAACAGACGCCAAAAATAAAGCAACTGAAAAAGCCGCCAAATCTTCCGATAAAAAAGCTGACGCTAAAGAGAAGGTAAAAAAAGAGCAAGCGACAAAAGAAGGATCGAAAAAAGAAGACAGTAAAACAATCAATCCCAATGCAACGCATCATATTGTTGGAAAAGATGAAACGCTTTATTCGATCGCAAGAATGTATAAGACCACGCCTGAAAAGCTGAGTCAGCTGAACAATATTAAGGATAATAAAATTTTTGTCGGTAAAAAGTTGAAGTTGAAGTAG
- the metE gene encoding 5-methyltetrahydropteroyltriglutamate--homocysteine S-methyltransferase, translating into MTTFHILGFPRVGAKRELKFAQERYWRKELAEQDLLDLAKALREKNWKHQSDAKADFVAVGDFTFYDHILDLQVATGAIPARFGFDNQHLTLDQYFQLARGNKAQFAIEMTKWFDTNYHYLVPEFHKNTQFKANPAHYVNQIREAKAAGHKVKPVIVGPLTFLWLGKEKGEAFNRFELLNQLVPVYVEILNALVAEGAEWIQIDEPALALDLPQEWVEAYKAVYAELSKVNAKLLLTTYFGSVAEHAELLKALPVDGLHLDLVRAPEQLAAFEDYSKVLSAGVIEGRNIWRANLNAVLDVLEPLQAKLGERLWIAPSCSLLHTPYDLSVETQLQAKNPDLYSWLAFTLQKVEELSVIKTALEQGRSAVASELAASQAAADARANSKEIHRPEVAERLANLPANADQRKSPFSERIKLQNAWLNLPLLPTTNIGSFPQTTEIRHARAAFKKGDLSLEDYEAAMKKEIELVVREQEKLDLDVLVHGEPERNDMVEYFGELLDGFAFTKFGWVQSYGSRCVKPPVIYGDVVRPEPMTVRWSQYAQSLTQKVMKGMLTGPVTILQWSFVRNDIPRSTVCKQIGVALSDEVLDLEKAGIKVIQIDEPAIREGLPLKRADWDAYLQWAGEAFRLSYMGVADDTQIHTHMCYSEFNDILPAIAGLDADVITIETSRSDMELLTAFGDFKYPNDIGPGVYDIHSPRVPTAEEIERLLRKALNVVPKERLWVNPDCGLKTRGWPETIAQLEVMMAVTKKLRAELA; encoded by the coding sequence ATGACCACATTCCATATTTTAGGTTTCCCACGCGTTGGGGCAAAACGTGAACTGAAATTCGCCCAAGAGCGTTATTGGCGTAAAGAGTTGGCGGAGCAAGATTTATTAGATTTAGCTAAAGCATTGCGTGAAAAAAATTGGAAACATCAATCCGATGCAAAAGCTGATTTTGTCGCCGTGGGCGATTTCACCTTTTACGATCACATTTTAGATCTGCAAGTGGCAACGGGGGCGATCCCAGCTCGTTTTGGGTTTGATAACCAACATTTAACCCTTGATCAATACTTCCAACTGGCTCGTGGTAACAAAGCACAATTTGCGATTGAAATGACCAAATGGTTCGATACTAACTATCACTATTTAGTGCCAGAATTCCACAAAAATACCCAATTTAAAGCGAATCCAGCCCATTATGTGAACCAAATTCGTGAAGCCAAAGCGGCAGGACACAAGGTTAAACCTGTGATTGTTGGGCCTTTAACTTTCCTTTGGTTAGGAAAAGAAAAAGGCGAAGCCTTCAACCGTTTTGAGCTACTCAATCAACTTGTGCCTGTGTATGTGGAAATTTTAAATGCGTTAGTGGCAGAAGGTGCGGAATGGATCCAGATTGATGAGCCCGCTCTTGCATTAGATTTACCACAAGAATGGGTTGAAGCTTACAAAGCTGTTTATGCGGAACTGAGCAAAGTCAATGCGAAATTATTGCTCACTACCTATTTTGGATCTGTGGCAGAACACGCTGAATTATTGAAAGCCTTACCAGTGGACGGCTTACATTTAGATTTAGTGCGTGCACCAGAGCAACTTGCTGCCTTTGAAGATTACAGCAAAGTGTTATCTGCAGGTGTGATTGAAGGACGTAACATTTGGCGTGCCAACTTAAATGCAGTGCTTGATGTGCTTGAGCCTTTACAAGCTAAGCTCGGCGAGCGTTTATGGATTGCCCCAAGCTGTTCGCTGTTGCATACCCCTTATGATTTAAGCGTAGAAACACAACTTCAGGCGAAAAATCCTGATCTCTATTCTTGGTTAGCCTTCACGCTACAAAAAGTGGAAGAATTAAGCGTGATTAAGACCGCACTTGAGCAAGGTCGTTCTGCGGTAGCAAGCGAGTTAGCAGCAAGCCAAGCAGCCGCTGATGCTCGTGCCAACAGCAAAGAAATTCATCGTCCAGAAGTTGCGGAACGTTTAGCCAATTTACCTGCCAATGCGGATCAACGTAAATCGCCATTTAGCGAACGTATCAAATTGCAAAATGCGTGGCTAAACCTACCGCTATTACCAACCACCAATATTGGTTCATTCCCACAAACAACGGAAATCCGCCACGCTCGTGCAGCATTTAAGAAAGGCGATTTATCCCTTGAAGATTACGAAGCGGCGATGAAAAAAGAGATCGAGCTTGTGGTGCGTGAGCAAGAAAAATTAGATTTAGATGTACTTGTACATGGCGAGCCAGAGCGTAATGATATGGTGGAATATTTCGGCGAATTATTAGACGGTTTTGCCTTCACCAAATTCGGCTGGGTACAAAGCTACGGTTCACGCTGTGTCAAACCCCCTGTGATTTATGGCGATGTGGTTCGCCCTGAACCGATGACAGTACGTTGGTCACAATATGCACAAAGTCTCACGCAAAAAGTGATGAAAGGCATGCTGACAGGCCCTGTGACAATCCTACAATGGTCATTTGTGCGTAACGATATTCCACGTTCAACGGTATGTAAACAGATTGGTGTGGCACTTTCCGATGAAGTGTTAGATTTAGAAAAAGCGGGCATTAAGGTAATCCAAATTGACGAGCCTGCAATTCGTGAAGGCTTGCCACTCAAGCGGGCAGATTGGGACGCTTATTTACAATGGGCAGGCGAAGCTTTCCGTTTAAGCTATATGGGCGTGGCGGATGACACTCAAATTCACACCCATATGTGTTATTCCGAATTTAACGACATTCTGCCAGCCATTGCAGGCTTAGATGCGGACGTAATCACCATTGAAACTTCTCGTTCTGATATGGAATTACTAACTGCTTTCGGCGATTTCAAATATCCAAACGACATCGGCCCAGGCGTGTACGATATTCACAGCCCACGAGTGCCAACAGCAGAGGAAATTGAACGCTTACTTCGCAAAGCCCTCAATGTCGTACCAAAAGAGCGTTTATGGGTAAACCCAGACTGCGGTTTAAAAACTCGTGGCTGGCCTGAAACCATCGCGCAGCTTGAAGTGATGATGGCAGTAACCAAAAAATTACGGGCAGAATTGGCATAA
- the orn gene encoding oligoribonuclease, with protein sequence MKQDKQNLIWIDLEMTGLDPEKERIIEIATIVTDKDLNILAEGPVLAVHQSDELLNKMSDWCVKTHTENGLVERVKQSKLTERAAELQTLDFLKQWVPKGASPICGNSVPQDKRFLYHYMPELADYFHYRHLDVSTLKELASRWKPEILKQFSKKNTHLALDDIKESIEELKFYRRHFINLD encoded by the coding sequence ATGAAACAAGATAAGCAGAATTTAATTTGGATTGATCTAGAAATGACTGGACTTGATCCTGAAAAAGAACGAATTATTGAAATTGCGACGATCGTAACCGATAAAGATCTCAATATTTTGGCGGAAGGACCTGTGCTTGCGGTACATCAATCCGATGAATTGCTGAATAAAATGAGCGACTGGTGCGTCAAAACCCACACCGAAAATGGCTTGGTGGAACGTGTGAAACAGAGCAAACTCACCGAGCGAGCGGCTGAATTGCAAACGTTGGATTTTCTTAAACAATGGGTACCGAAAGGGGCCTCTCCTATTTGTGGTAACAGTGTGCCGCAAGATAAACGTTTTTTATACCACTATATGCCTGAGCTGGCAGATTATTTCCACTATCGCCATTTAGATGTCAGCACGCTCAAAGAGCTGGCAAGCCGCTGGAAACCAGAGATACTCAAGCAATTTTCTAAGAAAAATACACACTTAGCCTTAGACGACATTAAAGAATCTATCGAAGAACTGAAATTTTATCGTCGCCATTTTATCAACTTAGACTAA
- the coaD gene encoding pantetheine-phosphate adenylyltransferase: protein MSQTVIYAGTFDPITNGHLDIIQRASNLFEHVIVAVAKNPSKQPLFSLEQRIELVEQSCTELANVQAVGFSGLLANFAQQHQAVALIRGVRGADDIDYEIQLAQLNDKLANSLETIFFPPSVEWRYLSSTMVREIYRHHGDLEQFVPTVVYQALKDLK, encoded by the coding sequence ATGAGTCAAACAGTTATTTATGCAGGTACTTTTGACCCCATCACTAATGGGCATTTAGACATTATTCAACGTGCATCCAACCTATTTGAACATGTGATTGTTGCAGTAGCCAAAAACCCAAGTAAACAGCCACTTTTTAGCCTTGAACAACGGATCGAACTCGTCGAGCAAAGCTGTACGGAGCTTGCCAATGTACAAGCGGTCGGTTTTAGCGGATTACTTGCAAATTTTGCCCAACAGCACCAGGCGGTGGCATTAATTCGTGGCGTGCGAGGGGCGGACGACATTGATTATGAAATCCAACTTGCTCAGCTGAATGATAAACTTGCCAATTCGCTAGAAACGATTTTTTTCCCGCCTTCAGTTGAATGGCGTTATCTCTCGTCTACTATGGTGCGTGAAATTTACCGCCATCATGGTGATTTGGAACAATTTGTGCCTACGGTGGTCTATCAAGCACTTAAGGATTTGAAATGA
- a CDS encoding LysR family transcriptional regulator — MKPIFLELRHLKTLIALKESGSVSLAAKRIHLTQSALSHQIKLLEDQYELPLFERKTQPIRFTPAGERLIKLGYEILPKVMEAELDLVRVKQGEVGELRIAVECHTCFDWLMPAMDKFRQSWGLVELDIVSGFHTDTVGLLLTHRADWAVVSDMEEATGVVYKPLFSYEMVAICSKDHPLANKDIWDAEDFRHETLIHYPVPDDMLDLLRKVLLPKGINPARRTSELTIAIIQLVASKRGVAALPYWAVKPYLERGYVVARKITEQGLYSNLYGAIRESDAEMAYISDFHHTVQSESFGSLPDLLVLK, encoded by the coding sequence ATGAAACCGATTTTTCTCGAACTTCGCCACCTAAAAACCTTGATCGCCTTAAAAGAGAGCGGCAGTGTTTCACTAGCTGCTAAACGTATTCATCTGACACAATCTGCATTATCTCATCAAATCAAGTTGTTAGAAGATCAGTACGAATTACCACTTTTTGAACGCAAAACGCAGCCCATTCGCTTCACTCCCGCAGGAGAGCGACTGATAAAATTAGGCTATGAAATTTTACCTAAAGTGATGGAAGCAGAGTTAGATTTAGTTAGAGTTAAACAAGGAGAAGTGGGTGAATTACGTATTGCGGTGGAATGCCATACCTGCTTCGATTGGCTGATGCCCGCAATGGATAAATTCCGTCAAAGTTGGGGCTTGGTCGAGTTAGATATTGTCTCGGGATTCCATACGGATACGGTAGGATTGTTGCTCACTCATCGAGCCGATTGGGCAGTGGTGTCAGACATGGAAGAAGCAACAGGCGTGGTTTATAAACCGCTTTTTTCCTATGAAATGGTGGCGATTTGTTCCAAAGATCATCCATTAGCAAATAAAGATATTTGGGATGCCGAAGATTTTCGTCATGAAACGCTGATTCATTACCCCGTGCCAGATGATATGTTAGATTTATTACGAAAAGTACTGTTGCCAAAAGGCATTAACCCTGCTCGGCGAACCAGTGAATTGACCATTGCGATTATTCAACTTGTTGCCAGCAAACGTGGTGTGGCGGCATTGCCTTATTGGGCGGTCAAGCCATATTTAGAGCGAGGCTACGTTGTTGCTCGGAAAATTACTGAACAAGGTTTATATAGCAACCTTTACGGTGCTATCCGAGAGTCAGATGCCGAAATGGCATATATTTCAGATTTTCATCATACCGTTCAATCAGAAAGTTTTGGTTCTCTACCTGATTTATTAGTTTTAAAATAA
- a CDS encoding Dam family site-specific DNA-(adenine-N6)-methyltransferase, which produces MSKQRAFLKWAGGKYRLVDEISRHLPKKACLVEPFVGAGSVFLNTDFERYLLADINPDLINLYKTVQRDVECYIQAARQLFSHPQANTPQFYYEQRKRFNSSQDLQERAVLFLYLNRFGFNGLCRYNKKQQFNVPFGDYHSHYFPEKELYFFAEKAQRATFLCIDFDQLFSYLFENPDDYVVYCDPPYAPLVQETNFTQYAGGGFSLIQQETLAERAKQAANDQIPVLISNHDTAFTREIYQGAEISTLQVQRNIGQKVESRVKVTELFALFK; this is translated from the coding sequence ATGAGCAAACAGCGTGCCTTTTTGAAATGGGCAGGCGGAAAGTACCGCTTAGTCGATGAAATTTCTCGCCATTTACCGAAAAAGGCGTGCTTAGTAGAGCCTTTTGTGGGAGCAGGCTCTGTGTTTCTGAATACAGATTTTGAACGTTATTTATTAGCGGATATCAATCCTGATCTGATTAATCTCTATAAAACTGTTCAGCGAGACGTAGAGTGCTATATCCAAGCCGCTCGTCAGCTTTTTTCTCACCCACAAGCGAACACGCCGCAGTTTTATTACGAACAACGCAAGCGGTTCAATTCAAGCCAAGATTTGCAAGAGCGGGCGGTACTGTTTCTTTATCTAAATCGCTTTGGATTTAATGGGCTATGCCGCTATAACAAAAAACAGCAATTTAACGTCCCTTTTGGTGATTATCACAGCCATTATTTCCCAGAAAAAGAGCTCTATTTTTTCGCAGAAAAAGCACAGCGAGCGACCTTTTTGTGTATTGATTTTGACCAACTTTTTAGCTATTTGTTTGAAAATCCTGACGACTATGTGGTTTATTGCGACCCGCCTTACGCCCCGTTGGTACAAGAAACCAACTTTACTCAATATGCAGGTGGTGGCTTTAGCTTAATACAGCAAGAAACATTGGCGGAGCGAGCTAAACAAGCGGCAAATGATCAAATTCCCGTCCTAATTTCCAACCACGATACTGCATTCACGCGTGAAATTTATCAAGGTGCAGAAATTAGCACCTTACAAGTCCAGCGAAATATTGGGCAGAAAGTTGAATCCAGAGTGAAGGTGACAGAGCTTTTTGCCTTGTTCAAATAA
- the waaA gene encoding lipid IV(A) 3-deoxy-D-manno-octulosonic acid transferase codes for MLRRIYTLLSYIIQPLILLLMWQRGRKQPEYRQRLTERYGCYDRMKPPQPNGIVIHAASVGEVIAATPLIKALQLRYPELPMTVTTVTPTGSARVKAAFGETVSHLYLPYDLPDAVKRFLDFVQPKLVVVIETELWPNLIHQIDQRQIPFVIVNARLSPRSAKRYGWIKSQLKEMWQEVDLILAQDAVSAERYIRLGFDSQKLINTGNLKFDLEITPELRQKVSETREQLGITNRPVWIAGSTHEGEEKLILEAHQQLLECYPNLLLILVPRHPERFKNVEELLKKQQIPYCKRSDSVKILQNTQVLFGDTMGEMMLLYGLAQIAFVGGSLVKHGGHNPLEPIAFELPVISGIHTFNFPEVFSKLREMNGVVEIQTDKNAVVEAVNYFLERPELSQKISQAGFDVLKENQGALARTLKLLARYL; via the coding sequence ATGCTACGTCGAATTTATACGTTACTCAGTTATATTATCCAGCCCTTGATTTTACTGCTGATGTGGCAACGGGGGCGAAAACAGCCTGAATACCGACAACGTTTGACTGAACGTTATGGTTGTTATGATCGAATGAAACCGCCACAGCCAAATGGCATTGTGATTCATGCGGCATCTGTTGGCGAGGTGATTGCCGCAACGCCATTAATCAAAGCGTTACAACTGCGTTATCCTGAATTGCCAATGACAGTCACAACCGTTACGCCAACAGGTTCAGCTCGGGTGAAAGCCGCGTTTGGTGAAACCGTTTCGCATCTTTATTTGCCTTACGATTTACCTGATGCAGTGAAACGCTTTTTAGATTTTGTTCAGCCTAAATTAGTTGTGGTGATTGAAACGGAACTTTGGCCAAATTTAATTCACCAAATCGATCAACGCCAAATCCCTTTTGTCATCGTCAATGCTCGCCTTTCGCCACGCTCGGCAAAACGTTACGGCTGGATCAAGTCGCAACTCAAAGAGATGTGGCAAGAAGTGGATCTAATTTTAGCTCAAGATGCAGTCAGTGCCGAACGTTATATCAGGCTTGGCTTTGATTCACAAAAACTGATCAATACAGGGAATCTCAAATTTGATTTAGAAATCACCCCCGAACTTCGCCAAAAGGTGAGTGAAACCCGTGAGCAACTCGGGATTACCAATCGCCCAGTGTGGATTGCGGGCAGCACCCACGAAGGCGAAGAAAAGCTGATTTTAGAAGCACACCAGCAACTCTTAGAATGCTACCCAAATCTGTTATTGATCCTTGTACCACGGCATCCAGAACGCTTCAAAAACGTGGAGGAGTTGCTGAAAAAGCAACAAATCCCTTATTGCAAGCGGTCAGATTCGGTGAAAATTTTGCAAAACACGCAGGTGCTATTTGGCGATACCATGGGTGAAATGATGCTACTCTATGGCTTAGCACAAATCGCGTTTGTGGGCGGCAGCTTAGTCAAACATGGCGGACACAATCCATTAGAACCGATTGCTTTTGAACTCCCCGTCATTTCAGGGATACACACGTTCAACTTTCCTGAAGTTTTTTCAAAACTGAGAGAAATGAATGGGGTAGTTGAAATTCAAACGGATAAAAACGCCGTTGTCGAAGCCGTAAACTACTTTCTTGAACGCCCTGAACTGAGCCAAAAAATTAGCCAAGCGGGCTTTGATGTATTAAAAGAAAACCAAGGTGCCTTAGCTCGTACCTTGAAATTATTAGCGAGATATTTATAA
- a CDS encoding sodium-dependent transporter produces MTNQTTERQSWSSRLAYIMTVAGATVGFGATWRFPYLVGENGGGAYVLLFCVAMIVIGIPMILVENVIGRRMRVNAIDAFTGNANGKKINPAWKLLGYMGLLGAFGILAYYMVLGGWVLSYIGSFVSGSLDISSPVSAEITAAHFQQSIFSSPTTILTYTALFVVVNYVILVKGVVDGIERSVRYLMPLLFVFLIIMVVRNVTLDGAWEGVKFYLMPDFSKITPKLFVFVLGQVFFALSLGFGVLITLSSYLDKSENLVKTAAITGVLNTLIALLAGFMIFPSLFSFGIAPNSGPTLVFQSLPVVFSNMWGGTLFAIIFFSLLIVAALTTSLTICEVIITALQEKTKMGRKIAIFVTLAAIFVLGNVPSVLGDSVWKDVTIMGKSIFDAFDYISGNILFILTALGSAVFVGFVLKDEAKSELNANSVLTAIWFNYVKYIIPLFILLIFFYSI; encoded by the coding sequence ATGACAAATCAAACAACCGAGCGTCAATCGTGGTCTAGCCGCTTGGCGTATATTATGACTGTTGCAGGTGCAACGGTCGGTTTTGGTGCCACTTGGCGTTTTCCTTACCTTGTCGGCGAAAATGGTGGCGGGGCTTATGTGTTGCTGTTTTGTGTGGCAATGATTGTGATTGGGATCCCAATGATTTTGGTAGAAAACGTGATCGGTCGCCGTATGCGTGTGAATGCGATTGATGCTTTCACGGGGAATGCCAACGGTAAAAAAATCAACCCTGCGTGGAAATTGCTTGGCTATATGGGGTTGCTCGGTGCCTTTGGGATCTTGGCGTACTATATGGTGCTTGGTGGCTGGGTGCTGAGCTATATTGGCAGTTTTGTGTCGGGCAGCCTAGATATTTCTTCGCCAGTGAGTGCAGAAATCACTGCTGCTCATTTCCAGCAGAGCATTTTCAGTAGTCCCACAACGATTTTAACCTACACCGCACTATTTGTGGTGGTGAACTATGTGATCTTGGTAAAAGGCGTTGTGGATGGCATTGAGCGTTCAGTGAGATATTTAATGCCATTATTGTTCGTATTCTTAATCATTATGGTGGTGAGAAACGTGACTTTAGACGGCGCGTGGGAAGGGGTTAAATTCTATTTAATGCCAGATTTTTCTAAAATTACCCCGAAATTATTCGTGTTTGTATTGGGGCAAGTCTTCTTTGCGTTAAGCCTTGGTTTTGGCGTGTTGATCACCCTTTCAAGCTATTTGGATAAAAGCGAAAATCTAGTAAAAACGGCAGCAATTACTGGCGTTTTGAACACCTTAATTGCCTTACTTGCGGGCTTTATGATTTTTCCATCGCTCTTTAGCTTCGGCATTGCACCAAATTCAGGACCAACCCTTGTGTTCCAAAGTTTACCTGTGGTCTTTTCAAATATGTGGGGTGGCACTCTCTTTGCAATCATTTTCTTTAGCTTATTGATTGTGGCGGCATTAACCACTTCTCTTACCATCTGCGAAGTAATCATCACCGCTTTGCAAGAAAAAACCAAAATGGGGCGTAAAATAGCGATTTTCGTTACCTTGGCCGCGATTTTTGTGCTTGGAAATGTGCCGTCAGTGCTTGGCGACAGCGTGTGGAAAGACGTAACCATTATGGGTAAAAGCATTTTTGATGCTTTTGACTACATCAGTGGCAACATCTTATTTATTTTAACGGCCTTAGGCAGTGCGGTATTTGTTGGATTTGTATTGAAAGATGAAGCAAAATCAGAATTAAATGCAAATAGTGTATTAACAGCCATCTGGTTTAATTATGTGAAATACATTATCCCACTATTTATTTTGCTTATTTTTTTCTATTCTATTTAG
- a CDS encoding pyridoxamine 5'-phosphate oxidase family protein, with amino-acid sequence MKKRIFTFIKKKYLCTVCCSDGNQPWANTFYYVFDEDNHRLIYVTSDKTHHAKTMFQNPNVAGTIFSPTRFNPSLQGVQFTGIAKRLEGDEIEKAAELYKKEYKHEVIDKLSVWEISLQYIRMIDHTLGFYGKLEWRVNEPDTVLDFSNYLE; translated from the coding sequence ATGAAGAAACGAATTTTCACATTTATTAAGAAAAAATATTTATGTACCGTTTGTTGTAGCGATGGCAATCAACCTTGGGCAAATACCTTTTATTATGTATTTGATGAAGACAATCATCGGCTAATTTATGTGACGAGTGATAAGACCCATCACGCTAAAACGATGTTCCAAAACCCAAATGTGGCAGGCACGATTTTCTCGCCAACACGCTTCAACCCTTCATTGCAAGGCGTCCAGTTCACAGGCATTGCTAAAAGATTAGAAGGTGACGAAATCGAAAAAGCGGCTGAACTATATAAAAAAGAATATAAGCATGAAGTCATTGATAAATTATCCGTGTGGGAAATTTCACTACAATATATCAGAATGATTGATCACACATTAGGCTTTTACGGAAAATTAGAATGGCGAGTAAATGAACCTGATACCGTTCTCGACTTTTCGAATTATTTGGAGTAA
- the tsaE gene encoding tRNA (adenosine(37)-N6)-threonylcarbamoyltransferase complex ATPase subunit type 1 TsaE, whose protein sequence is MTTDIYAADENALLAFGSQLAEQLKRYLAADPNHALTIYLNGELGAGKTTLTRSIVRAFGHQGNVKSPTYTLVEEYSLPHCVIYHFDLYRLADPEELEFMGIRDYFRPQTLCLLEWASRGEGMIPPADLVIQLDYAEQGRHIHLLPQNEKLQNFLMI, encoded by the coding sequence ATGACAACCGACATTTATGCCGCAGACGAAAATGCCCTGCTCGCTTTTGGCAGCCAACTTGCCGAACAACTAAAACGCTATTTAGCGGCAGATCCGAACCACGCCTTGACGATTTATCTCAATGGCGAGCTTGGGGCGGGCAAAACGACACTCACCCGCAGCATCGTGCGAGCCTTTGGGCATCAAGGTAATGTAAAAAGCCCGACTTATACCTTGGTGGAAGAATATTCATTGCCGCATTGTGTAATCTACCATTTTGATCTCTATCGTCTTGCTGATCCTGAAGAATTGGAGTTTATGGGTATTCGGGATTACTTCCGTCCACAAACGCTCTGTTTATTAGAATGGGCGAGCCGTGGCGAAGGGATGATTCCACCAGCAGATTTGGTGATTCAACTCGATTACGCCGAGCAAGGCAGACACATTCACCTTCTGCCACAGAATGAGAAATTGCAAAACTTTTTAATGATCTAA